A single region of the Leptothrix cholodnii SP-6 genome encodes:
- a CDS encoding YncE family protein, producing MKTWLLKCLGVLALVAPGAHAGDVLPLVQQSVQAGVRAELSLSAEQAGLAPVGKPVKIALTLTDELSGTPLRGLRPRMWMSRQGADKAEPCKTQIRRFASGRLAQRADRDLNSFQLLTLNADASVSVINPLLQLNNTKLEALIPLPGVGTDWVHARGMDRLFVTLADRGELAVVDLGTQKLAKVIALGSGKPRRLAISPDESTVWVAMDDADRLISVDANTLERKADLPIGAGSHALVISDDGQRLAVTSSGADQVSVIDAREGRVIASVKVPGTPLPLTYSALSRRAYVGSLNAPSLTVIDLDDGRVVKRVDVPRPISALRADPSGRHVLGVNTAGSLLMAFDAASGSLVAQSQVVAQPDQIAFTQRFAFIRGLGSLSVQMVELRSLDEGRLALSELPVFQKLPNQMPEHVGPADLMAAGPEPGTMLLGSATDTALYYYTEGMMAPQGTYATYSRAARAVRVIDRSLKETAPGVYTGSIKLDRGGRYSLPLLLEQPRLAHCYALAIDETGTTADGRRLNVAYQWPEAADIRTGRDWELQIRLTDAQSGAAVTGVRDLQLMVLERPGLSQQRQFAQEREPGVYVVRQRFPRPGVWRLMVQSVSQRLSFDRSPLLDQAVRTADIPSDTSAATNAPR from the coding sequence GTTGACCGACGAGCTCAGCGGCACGCCGCTGCGAGGCCTGCGACCGCGCATGTGGATGAGCCGCCAGGGCGCCGACAAGGCCGAGCCCTGCAAGACCCAGATCCGCCGTTTTGCCAGCGGCCGCCTGGCTCAGCGTGCCGATCGCGACCTGAACAGCTTCCAGCTTCTGACGCTCAACGCGGACGCCAGCGTCTCGGTGATCAATCCGCTGCTGCAGCTCAACAACACCAAGCTCGAAGCGCTGATCCCGTTGCCGGGCGTGGGCACCGACTGGGTTCATGCCCGCGGCATGGACCGGCTGTTCGTGACGCTCGCCGACCGTGGCGAACTGGCCGTGGTCGATCTGGGCACGCAGAAGCTGGCCAAGGTGATCGCGCTCGGCAGTGGCAAACCCAGGCGGCTCGCGATCAGCCCGGATGAATCGACCGTCTGGGTCGCGATGGACGACGCAGACCGGCTGATTTCGGTCGATGCCAACACCCTCGAACGCAAGGCCGACCTGCCGATCGGCGCGGGCAGCCATGCCCTCGTCATCAGCGACGACGGCCAGCGCCTGGCCGTCACCAGCAGCGGCGCCGATCAGGTCAGCGTGATCGATGCGCGCGAGGGCCGCGTGATCGCCAGCGTCAAGGTACCGGGCACGCCGCTGCCGCTGACGTACAGCGCGCTGTCGCGGCGCGCTTACGTCGGCAGCCTCAACGCCCCGAGCCTGACCGTGATCGACCTGGATGACGGCCGCGTGGTCAAGCGCGTCGACGTGCCACGGCCCATCAGCGCCCTGCGTGCCGACCCGAGCGGGCGCCATGTGCTGGGCGTCAACACGGCCGGCAGCCTGCTGATGGCGTTCGACGCGGCCAGCGGTTCGCTGGTGGCGCAGTCCCAGGTCGTGGCACAGCCCGACCAGATCGCCTTCACGCAGCGTTTTGCGTTCATCCGCGGCCTGGGCAGCCTGTCGGTCCAGATGGTGGAACTGCGCTCCCTCGACGAAGGACGGCTGGCGCTGAGCGAATTGCCGGTGTTCCAGAAACTGCCCAACCAGATGCCCGAACACGTCGGCCCCGCCGACCTGATGGCCGCCGGCCCCGAGCCCGGCACCATGCTGCTGGGCAGTGCCACGGACACCGCACTCTATTACTACACCGAGGGCATGATGGCGCCGCAGGGCACCTACGCGACCTACAGCCGGGCCGCACGCGCCGTGCGCGTGATCGACCGCAGCCTGAAAGAAACCGCCCCCGGCGTCTACACCGGCAGCATCAAGCTCGACCGCGGCGGACGCTACAGCCTGCCGCTGCTGCTGGAGCAGCCGCGACTGGCGCACTGTTATGCACTGGCGATCGACGAAACCGGCACCACCGCGGATGGCCGCAGGCTCAACGTCGCCTACCAATGGCCCGAGGCGGCGGACATCCGCACCGGTCGCGACTGGGAACTGCAGATCCGCCTGACCGATGCCCAGAGCGGTGCGGCGGTCACTGGCGTGCGTGACCTGCAGTTGATGGTGCTCGAGCGCCCCGGCCTGTCGCAACAGCGTCAGTTCGCGCAGGAACGGGAGCCCGGCGTCTACGTGGTGCGTCAACGCTTCCCGCGCCCGGGCGTCTGGCGCCTGATGGTGCAATCGGTGAGCCAGCGCCTGAGCTTCGATCGCTCGCCACTCCTTGATCAGGCGGTTCGCACGGCCGATATCCCGTCAGACACCAGCGCGGCGACCAATGCGCCCCGTTGA
- a CDS encoding SCO family protein, whose protein sequence is MHLTSRTDRRSPPGSSPRQIRHSGLLRRCAARAFVIGASLLGLAAGQAQAAPAQPAARSAAAETQTLRLNVPDVQVLDQNGKRRSFYRDLVAGRTVAINFIFTSCTSICSPLSATFKAMQTEVARQAGGDVHFISVSVDPLSDTPEELNKFARKFEAGPGWTFVTGSRKSIDAILKAYDVSAGDPNDHSPMIYLGHEPSKRWVRTYGLASPQQLVERLTGLSKAPSATDAKAATQASADATAAQIGAMRQIAAQQATRASVVSAASGTRGVDYFTNLPLMTQDRPRVRFYDDLIRGRVVLITSFYTSCKDVCSPVSFNLAKVQELLAQEVDTPVQLISISTDSGIDTPEVLRDFARRHNAQPGWSFVTGKKENVDWVLHKLGLYNEKPEQHTAVLWVGNDRTGAWLKLHALAPPQAILEAVRKVL, encoded by the coding sequence ATGCACCTGACCTCACGCACCGACCGCCGCAGCCCGCCCGGATCCAGCCCTCGCCAGATCAGGCACTCGGGCCTGCTGCGGCGCTGCGCGGCACGGGCTTTCGTGATCGGCGCCAGCCTGCTGGGCCTGGCGGCTGGCCAGGCCCAGGCGGCCCCGGCACAGCCCGCCGCCCGCTCGGCGGCGGCCGAAACCCAGACCCTGCGCCTGAACGTGCCGGACGTGCAGGTGCTCGACCAGAACGGCAAGCGCCGCTCCTTCTATCGTGACCTGGTCGCCGGCCGCACGGTGGCGATCAACTTCATCTTCACCTCCTGCACCTCGATCTGCTCGCCGCTGAGCGCGACCTTCAAGGCGATGCAGACCGAAGTGGCGCGGCAGGCCGGCGGCGATGTGCACTTCATTTCGGTCAGTGTCGATCCGCTGAGCGACACACCGGAAGAACTGAACAAGTTCGCGCGCAAGTTCGAGGCCGGCCCGGGCTGGACGTTCGTGACCGGCTCGCGCAAGTCGATCGACGCGATCCTGAAGGCCTACGACGTCTCGGCCGGTGACCCGAACGACCACTCGCCGATGATCTATCTGGGCCACGAACCGAGCAAGCGCTGGGTCCGCACCTACGGGCTGGCTTCGCCGCAGCAACTGGTCGAGCGGCTCACCGGGTTGTCCAAGGCCCCGTCGGCCACCGACGCCAAGGCCGCCACCCAGGCGTCCGCCGATGCCACCGCGGCGCAGATCGGCGCCATGCGGCAGATCGCCGCCCAGCAGGCCACCCGCGCGAGCGTGGTGTCCGCAGCCAGCGGCACACGCGGGGTCGACTACTTCACCAACCTGCCGCTGATGACGCAGGACCGACCGCGTGTGCGCTTCTACGACGACCTGATCCGCGGCCGAGTGGTGCTGATCACGTCGTTCTACACGAGCTGCAAGGACGTCTGCTCGCCGGTGAGTTTCAACCTCGCCAAGGTCCAGGAACTGCTGGCGCAGGAAGTGGACACGCCGGTGCAGCTGATCTCGATCAGCACCGACTCCGGCATCGACACGCCCGAGGTGCTGCGCGACTTTGCGCGCCGCCACAACGCGCAGCCGGGCTGGTCGTTCGTGACCGGCAAGAAGGAAAACGTCGACTGGGTGCTGCACAAGCTGGGCCTGTACAACGAAAAGCCCGAGCAGCACACCGCCGTGCTCTGGGTCGGCAACGATCGCACCGGCGCCTGGCTGAAGCTGCACGCGCTGGCACCGCCGCAGGCCATCCTTGAGGCCGTGCGCAAGGTTCTTTGA
- a CDS encoding ABC transporter substrate-binding protein yields the protein MAPMPPRHTALRRALAPCVLGLLMLTIGGGAWAQPTDEDAALRSGRAIFHDGINRQGGDVLASAGSNVDLQGTKVACARCHGSDGTGNREGGLTAPALLWTALGQARPASPGLLPRSAYTETTLLRALRQGIDADGRPLSSAMPRFTLAPRDEADLLTYLRVLGSAADRDPGIADDEIVLGGVLPLSGPQADAGRAAEAAIRACIEQGNRSGGVFGRRITWQALDAARLAPTEIAKHLQARTLAVIAPWWNELGSNELALRLPGVPVIGPLGAAAELEGQNAMLFAVVPQLSDQVRVLIDAFAGGDLDAVKPPTATTPRMRRLAVITPPGPHHRSAQRASQRQALNHPELELVVWQPMLGRSEATLKRDAVSWLARQSVDAALVLGSPDWMHAVAAATDAPVSAPQDLWQAPLLLGTFSELGRRVLDWPQSMRSRLRMSHAQPTSPPPDAGSLGRSLGDIGEQVTHPSLQGVAYAASCLAVEGLRRTGRDVSRQRLRTAIEEIRDFRTGVLGPLSYSRSNHVGSQGSAIVRVTADGRSLEPVRAWRTPEAW from the coding sequence ATGGCGCCGATGCCGCCACGGCACACCGCGCTGCGCCGCGCCCTCGCCCCGTGCGTGCTGGGCCTGCTGATGCTGACCATCGGCGGCGGCGCCTGGGCCCAGCCCACCGATGAAGACGCTGCGCTGCGCAGCGGGCGAGCGATCTTTCACGACGGCATCAACCGCCAGGGTGGCGACGTGCTCGCGTCGGCGGGCAGCAATGTCGACCTGCAGGGCACCAAGGTGGCCTGTGCCCGCTGCCACGGCAGCGACGGCACCGGCAACCGCGAAGGCGGCCTGACGGCACCCGCGCTGCTGTGGACGGCACTCGGACAAGCTCGCCCCGCCAGTCCCGGACTGCTGCCGCGCTCGGCCTACACCGAAACGACGCTGTTGCGCGCCCTGCGCCAGGGGATCGATGCCGACGGACGCCCCTTGTCGTCGGCCATGCCGCGATTCACGCTGGCACCGCGCGACGAGGCGGACCTGCTGACCTATCTGCGCGTGCTGGGCAGCGCCGCCGATCGCGATCCCGGCATCGCAGATGACGAGATCGTGCTCGGCGGCGTGCTGCCGCTGAGCGGCCCGCAGGCCGACGCGGGCCGGGCAGCAGAGGCGGCGATCCGCGCCTGCATCGAACAAGGCAACCGCAGCGGCGGCGTGTTCGGCCGGCGCATCACCTGGCAGGCCCTGGACGCGGCCCGGCTGGCGCCGACCGAGATCGCCAAGCACCTGCAAGCACGGACGCTCGCCGTCATCGCGCCCTGGTGGAATGAACTCGGCAGCAACGAACTCGCTCTGCGACTGCCCGGCGTACCGGTGATCGGCCCGCTCGGCGCAGCAGCAGAACTCGAGGGCCAGAACGCCATGCTGTTTGCGGTGGTGCCGCAGTTGAGCGACCAGGTGCGGGTGCTGATCGACGCGTTTGCAGGCGGGGACCTCGATGCCGTGAAGCCGCCGACCGCGACGACACCCAGGATGCGGCGGCTGGCTGTGATCACACCCCCCGGCCCGCACCACCGCAGCGCGCAGCGGGCCAGCCAGCGCCAAGCCCTGAATCACCCGGAACTGGAGCTCGTGGTCTGGCAACCCATGCTCGGACGCTCGGAGGCGACCCTCAAGCGCGACGCCGTCTCCTGGCTGGCCCGGCAATCGGTCGATGCGGCCCTGGTCCTGGGTTCGCCCGACTGGATGCACGCGGTTGCCGCGGCGACCGACGCACCGGTCTCCGCGCCGCAAGACCTTTGGCAGGCGCCGCTCCTCCTGGGCACGTTCAGCGAACTGGGGCGGCGTGTACTCGATTGGCCACAGTCGATGCGCAGTCGCTTGCGCATGAGTCATGCGCAGCCGACTTCGCCCCCCCCGGATGCGGGGTCCCTGGGACGCTCGCTGGGCGACATCGGCGAGCAGGTGACGCACCCTTCCCTGCAGGGCGTTGCTTACGCAGCCTCCTGTCTGGCCGTGGAAGGGCTGCGGCGCACCGGGCGTGACGTGAGCCGGCAACGGCTGCGCACGGCCATCGAAGAGATCCGCGATTTCCGCACCGGAGTCCTGGGCCCGTTGAGCTACTCACGCTCGAACCACGTCGGCTCCCAGGGCAGCGCCATCGTGCGCGTCACGGCAGACGGCCGATCACTCGAACCGGTTCGCGCCTGGCGCACACCAGAGGCCTGGTGA
- a CDS encoding fibronectin type III domain-containing protein yields MQRKLIVALVASALELYAASVSAQSMTCTQPFTTGPLNPVNGYAETVTDINGISLQICKDPAMCFFDPVVTGNLTSEQAGTGGESFWWLANATLANNSGLDAVLVMAAEATYNTEDPTPGEQLSFTRLRLRIDAPFTGVYTVEYPYGRESFNIELLDAGDEIREVFDISFTPNMLSNTPATGRVGPWLRWTGNDAPAGFIGDGNTPHAVTGSPCGQNYFRITAVDVDGTPLPIGGFDAQGQPINVVETDLFTVQGQLSDNKVQTPLASDRISYARTAGGTQVDAFAVSGAATGVEMRDFVTTTGVSSPVLAAPVALQKETNGSAFSKSQGLVNAPATLPAAMELHGSDATGTTDTTRLVRALTDSVVISQADYNPLTGKLLVLATSSDKVANPALTIEEFGVATGTELDVGGVPPATVTVLSAAGGKETVKVRVTVPQSVIAPNGVAASLLTPTSVQVSWTDRSDNETGFEVVRKVGAVTTVVGTPGAANAAGNELSFVDTTAPDDTLVSYSVRSVLGAEKAESAFSNEVLVPIAAPTLNSVSPVAGNTSTNLRLSWTGSAKAVSYNVYRDNALIRNVTGLTYDDIGLTPSTTYSYRVEAVGANSSTTSNSISGSTTAGSLLNAPTNLAVVAGVTAARPRVIWGDASQGETGYRVSRAAVNVTTLVAGTATVANLAANTTSFSSPALTAQTLYQFTVNAVNGAEAGAAASIYHYQGNLPVARTVRATVRSTGAVANRTPLGQVPVTWQAPATTTAGYANVLGYEVQYCVGASTTCTWTGLVTKTGVTNVNHTYTGLANTLHSFRVRSITAAGFGSAWSVVSATPR; encoded by the coding sequence ATGCAACGCAAACTCATCGTGGCCCTGGTGGCCAGTGCACTCGAGCTGTATGCCGCTTCGGTTTCGGCACAGTCCATGACCTGCACCCAGCCGTTCACGACCGGCCCGCTGAACCCGGTCAACGGTTACGCCGAAACGGTCACCGACATCAACGGCATCTCGCTGCAGATCTGCAAGGATCCGGCGATGTGCTTCTTCGACCCGGTCGTCACGGGCAACCTGACCTCCGAGCAGGCCGGCACCGGCGGCGAGTCGTTCTGGTGGCTGGCGAACGCCACGCTGGCCAACAACAGCGGCCTCGACGCCGTGCTGGTGATGGCCGCCGAAGCGACCTACAACACCGAAGATCCGACCCCGGGCGAGCAACTGAGCTTCACCCGCCTGCGCCTGCGCATCGACGCGCCGTTCACGGGCGTCTACACGGTCGAGTACCCCTACGGCCGTGAAAGCTTCAACATCGAACTGCTGGACGCCGGCGACGAGATCCGCGAAGTCTTCGACATCTCGTTCACCCCGAACATGCTGTCGAACACGCCCGCCACCGGCCGTGTCGGCCCGTGGCTGCGCTGGACCGGCAACGACGCACCGGCCGGCTTCATCGGCGACGGCAACACGCCGCACGCCGTGACCGGCAGCCCTTGCGGCCAGAACTACTTCCGCATCACCGCGGTCGACGTGGACGGCACGCCGCTGCCCATCGGCGGCTTCGATGCGCAAGGCCAGCCGATCAACGTGGTCGAGACGGATCTGTTCACGGTCCAGGGCCAGCTGTCGGACAACAAGGTCCAGACGCCCCTGGCATCGGATCGCATCAGCTACGCCCGCACGGCTGGCGGCACGCAGGTCGACGCCTTCGCGGTGTCCGGCGCCGCCACCGGCGTCGAGATGCGCGACTTCGTGACGACCACCGGCGTCTCCTCGCCCGTGCTGGCCGCCCCGGTCGCCCTGCAGAAGGAAACCAACGGCAGCGCCTTCTCGAAGAGCCAGGGTCTGGTGAACGCACCGGCCACCCTGCCGGCGGCGATGGAACTGCATGGCAGCGATGCCACCGGCACGACCGACACGACCCGCCTGGTGCGCGCGCTGACCGACTCGGTCGTGATCAGCCAGGCCGACTACAACCCGCTCACCGGCAAGCTGCTGGTTCTGGCGACCTCGAGCGACAAGGTCGCGAACCCGGCCTTGACGATCGAGGAATTCGGCGTCGCCACCGGCACCGAACTCGATGTCGGCGGCGTGCCCCCGGCCACCGTGACGGTGCTCTCTGCCGCAGGTGGCAAGGAGACGGTCAAGGTTCGCGTCACCGTGCCCCAGTCGGTGATCGCCCCCAACGGCGTGGCCGCCAGCCTGCTCACGCCGACCAGCGTGCAGGTCAGCTGGACCGATCGCTCGGACAACGAGACCGGCTTCGAAGTCGTCCGCAAGGTCGGCGCCGTCACGACGGTCGTCGGCACGCCTGGCGCAGCCAACGCGGCGGGCAACGAGCTGTCTTTCGTTGACACGACCGCGCCTGACGACACCCTCGTCAGCTACAGCGTGCGCTCGGTGCTGGGCGCCGAGAAGGCCGAGTCGGCCTTCTCGAACGAAGTGCTGGTGCCGATCGCGGCTCCGACGCTCAACAGCGTGTCCCCGGTCGCCGGCAACACGTCGACGAACCTGCGGCTGAGCTGGACCGGTTCGGCCAAGGCCGTGTCGTACAACGTCTACCGCGACAACGCGCTGATCCGCAACGTCACCGGCCTGACGTACGACGACATCGGACTGACGCCCAGCACGACCTACTCGTACCGTGTCGAAGCCGTCGGCGCCAACAGCAGCACGACGTCGAATTCGATCTCGGGCAGCACCACGGCAGGCAGCCTGCTGAACGCACCGACCAACCTGGCCGTCGTGGCCGGCGTGACCGCAGCACGTCCGCGCGTGATCTGGGGCGATGCCTCGCAAGGCGAGACCGGCTATCGCGTCAGCCGCGCGGCCGTGAACGTGACAACGCTGGTGGCAGGCACGGCCACCGTCGCCAACCTGGCCGCGAACACCACGTCGTTCAGCAGCCCCGCACTGACCGCGCAGACGCTCTACCAGTTCACGGTCAACGCCGTGAACGGCGCCGAAGCCGGTGCGGCCGCCAGCATCTATCACTACCAGGGCAATCTGCCTGTCGCGAGAACCGTGCGCGCGACCGTGCGCAGCACCGGGGCAGTCGCCAACCGCACGCCGCTGGGTCAGGTCCCGGTGACCTGGCAGGCGCCGGCCACGACCACGGCTGGCTACGCCAACGTGCTGGGCTACGAGGTGCAGTACTGCGTCGGCGCATCGACCACCTGCACCTGGACCGGCCTGGTGACGAAGACGGGTGTCACCAACGTCAACCACACCTACACCGGCCTGGCGAACACGCTGCATTCGTTCCGCGTGCGCAGCATCACCGCGGCAGGTTTCGGCTCGGCCTGGAGCGTCGTCAGCGCCACCCCGCGCTGA
- the parC gene encoding DNA topoisomerase IV subunit A → MDPNPNDFSTLPPGDDGGDALTLAHYAERAYLEYALSVVKGRALPDVCDGQKPVQRRILYSMQRMGLAFAGAGGAKPVKCARVVGDVLGRYHPHGDTAAYDALVRMAQDFSQRYPLVDGQGNFGSRDGDGAAAMRYTEARLAPIARLLLDEIDEGTIDFVPNYDGSTEEPALLPARLPFVLLNGASGIAVGLATEVPSHNLREVAAAVVALIRDEHLSDEDLYALLPAPDYPGGGQIISSETDIREAYRTGRGSLKVRARWKIEELARGQWQLVVTELPPGASAQRVLEEIEELSNPKIKAGKKALSTEQVQNKALLLSVLDGVRDESNKDAMVRMVFEPRSRTVEQQELITILLAHTSLECSAPINLTMVGADGRPTQKSLRRILVEWIGFRQATVRRRTEHRLARVLDRMHVLEGRQLVLLNIDEVIRIIRESDEPKAALIARFALSDRQAEDILEIRLRQLARLEAIRIEQELAELRTEQGKLDDILANPGTLRRLLIREIEADAKAHGDARRTLIQAEKRAVVEVKVVDEPVTLVVSQKGWVRARTGHGHDPAGFAFKAGDGLYGTFECRTVDALVVLGSDGRVYSVPVNTLPGARGDGVPITSLIELEAGSQILHYIAGSASTPLLLAHSGGTGLLAQIGDLISRQKGGKAFLTLEPSERCLPPLPVALEHRQVACLSSSGRLLVFGLDELKRQPNGGRGLMLMDLDEADALAAVATFGAVLKLVGTGRGGKVREDTLRAPSLEIHLGKRARKGKPLASSMAVQRMLPA, encoded by the coding sequence ATGGACCCCAACCCGAACGATTTCTCGACGCTGCCGCCCGGTGACGACGGCGGCGATGCGTTGACGCTGGCGCACTACGCCGAGCGGGCCTACCTCGAATACGCGCTCAGTGTCGTCAAGGGCCGCGCCTTGCCGGATGTCTGCGACGGCCAGAAGCCGGTACAGCGGCGCATCCTCTATTCGATGCAGCGCATGGGCCTGGCCTTTGCCGGCGCCGGTGGCGCCAAGCCGGTCAAGTGCGCGCGGGTGGTGGGTGACGTGCTCGGCCGTTATCACCCGCATGGCGACACCGCTGCCTACGACGCCCTGGTGCGCATGGCGCAGGACTTCAGCCAGCGCTATCCGCTGGTCGACGGTCAGGGCAATTTCGGCTCGCGCGACGGCGATGGCGCCGCTGCGATGCGCTACACCGAAGCCCGGCTGGCGCCGATCGCGCGCCTGCTGCTCGACGAGATCGACGAGGGCACGATCGACTTCGTGCCCAACTACGACGGCTCGACCGAAGAGCCCGCCCTGCTGCCGGCACGGCTGCCGTTCGTGCTGCTCAACGGTGCGTCGGGCATTGCCGTCGGCCTGGCCACCGAGGTGCCGAGCCACAACCTGCGCGAGGTGGCGGCGGCCGTGGTCGCCCTGATCCGCGACGAACACCTGTCCGACGAGGACTTGTACGCGCTGCTGCCCGCGCCCGACTACCCGGGCGGCGGCCAGATCATCAGCAGCGAGACCGACATCCGCGAGGCCTATCGCACCGGCCGCGGCTCGCTCAAGGTGCGCGCGCGCTGGAAGATCGAGGAACTGGCGCGCGGTCAGTGGCAGCTGGTCGTGACCGAACTGCCGCCGGGCGCGAGCGCCCAGCGCGTGCTCGAAGAGATCGAGGAACTCAGCAACCCCAAGATCAAGGCCGGCAAGAAGGCGCTCAGCACCGAGCAGGTGCAGAACAAGGCGCTGCTGCTGTCGGTGCTGGACGGGGTGCGCGACGAGTCGAACAAGGACGCGATGGTGCGCATGGTGTTCGAGCCCCGCAGCCGCACGGTCGAGCAGCAGGAGCTGATCACGATCCTGCTGGCGCACACCAGCCTCGAATGCTCGGCGCCGATCAACCTGACGATGGTGGGCGCCGATGGCCGGCCGACGCAGAAGAGCCTGCGCCGCATCCTGGTCGAGTGGATCGGCTTTCGCCAGGCGACGGTGCGCCGGCGCACCGAGCACCGCCTGGCGCGCGTGCTCGACCGCATGCACGTGCTCGAAGGCCGGCAGCTGGTGCTGCTCAACATCGACGAGGTGATCCGCATCATCCGCGAGAGCGACGAGCCCAAGGCGGCGCTGATCGCGCGCTTTGCGCTCAGCGACCGGCAGGCCGAGGACATCCTCGAGATCCGCCTGCGCCAGCTGGCGCGGCTGGAGGCGATCCGCATCGAACAGGAGCTGGCCGAGTTGCGCACCGAACAGGGCAAGCTCGACGACATCCTGGCCAACCCCGGCACGCTCAGGCGCCTGCTGATCCGCGAGATCGAGGCCGATGCCAAGGCCCACGGCGACGCCCGCCGCACGCTGATCCAGGCCGAGAAGAGGGCCGTCGTCGAGGTCAAGGTGGTCGACGAGCCGGTCACGCTGGTGGTCAGCCAGAAGGGCTGGGTGCGCGCCCGCACCGGCCACGGCCATGATCCGGCGGGCTTCGCGTTCAAGGCCGGGGACGGCCTGTACGGCACCTTCGAGTGCCGCACCGTCGATGCGCTGGTGGTGCTGGGCAGCGACGGGCGGGTCTACTCGGTGCCGGTCAACACCCTGCCGGGCGCACGCGGCGACGGCGTGCCGATCACCTCGCTGATCGAACTGGAGGCGGGCAGCCAGATCCTGCATTACATCGCCGGTTCGGCGTCCACCCCGTTGTTGCTGGCGCACAGTGGCGGCACCGGCCTGCTGGCGCAGATCGGCGACCTGATCAGCCGTCAGAAGGGCGGCAAGGCCTTCCTGACGCTGGAGCCGAGCGAGCGCTGCCTGCCGCCGCTGCCGGTGGCGCTGGAACACCGGCAGGTCGCCTGCCTGTCGAGCTCAGGGCGCTTGCTGGTGTTCGGTCTGGATGAACTCAAGCGCCAGCCCAACGGCGGGCGCGGCCTGATGCTGATGGATCTGGACGAGGCCGATGCCCTGGCGGCCGTGGCAACCTTCGGCGCCGTGCTCAAGCTGGTCGGCACCGGCCGGGGCGGCAAGGTGCGCGAAGACACCTTGCGCGCACCGTCGCTCGAGATCCACCTGGGCAAACGTGCCCGCAAGGGCAAGCCGCTCGCCAGCAGCATGGCCGTGCAGCGCATGCTGCCGGCCTGA
- a CDS encoding OmpA family protein: MTLMGGRRGAWDAWLCAFGVLLLGWAVFSHGDARPDVLRQRAEARADSMLAEGGFAWARLRIDDTVGRLQGQAPDERSRAALTGEANRLLRPLMGVPGVFLHLENQAQLNEELPKRPPAPPPEPLDDLLANLAPPGAGKSSARGPDLAACEKAFGAVQAARAIRFKPGSAQLEQAAMPVVHQIAALAQRCSRWRVIIEGHADTSGDPVQNERLSRRRAAAVAAAMILEGVPLDQIESVGRGASRPIAASSDAQASVKNRRIEFHLAALKKG, from the coding sequence ATGACCCTCATGGGCGGTCGACGAGGAGCCTGGGACGCGTGGCTGTGCGCGTTCGGCGTCCTGTTGCTCGGGTGGGCGGTGTTTTCGCATGGCGACGCTCGGCCTGATGTCCTGCGCCAGCGCGCCGAGGCGCGGGCCGATTCGATGCTGGCCGAGGGCGGGTTCGCATGGGCGCGCCTGCGCATCGACGACACCGTCGGACGGCTGCAGGGCCAGGCCCCCGACGAGCGCAGCCGGGCTGCGCTCACGGGTGAGGCGAACCGCCTGTTGCGACCTCTGATGGGCGTGCCGGGCGTTTTTCTGCACCTGGAGAATCAGGCGCAGCTCAATGAGGAGTTGCCCAAGCGCCCGCCGGCGCCACCGCCGGAACCGCTGGACGACCTGCTGGCCAACCTGGCCCCGCCGGGCGCCGGCAAGTCCTCGGCGCGTGGCCCGGACCTGGCGGCCTGCGAGAAGGCGTTCGGGGCCGTCCAGGCGGCCCGCGCCATCCGTTTCAAGCCCGGTTCGGCCCAGCTTGAACAGGCAGCGATGCCGGTGGTGCACCAGATCGCCGCCCTGGCGCAACGCTGCAGCCGCTGGCGCGTGATCATCGAAGGGCATGCCGACACCAGCGGCGACCCGGTCCAGAACGAGCGCCTGTCCAGGCGACGCGCTGCAGCCGTGGCGGCGGCGATGATTCTCGAAGGCGTCCCGCTGGATCAGATCGAGTCGGTGGGGCGCGGCGCATCGCGCCCGATTGCCGCCTCCAGCGATGCGCAGGCCTCGGTCAAGAACCGGCGCATCGAGTTCCACCTTGCGGCCTTGAAGAAGGGCTGA